One segment of Ficedula albicollis isolate OC2 chromosome 2, FicAlb1.5, whole genome shotgun sequence DNA contains the following:
- the MACC1 gene encoding metastasis-associated in colon cancer protein 1: MEENSSSSGTDSLSSGEIPRSRSEGTLIDVDDQTPSDSYNVNESKLDLDIDWPRVFKHAQAVSKTNPFWNELSGSNPFVHDIVASNRNENNKHLSILKEKPYLSSKISSNRDSLDSSGDELDIDCLLRRTSTRRSGRSKSVSDFLDIVDNRRFNPHKSAPQNTTASDLTWLQNDREAYKMAWLSHRQLTRSCLDLEAMSHSPGWAQTQATDIHVVCKLDHEGGSVQLPDSDINIHVPVGHVLPGEFQEVGLKAILNPPLSCNNELSSTVSPLIELTLSNLNTSEAIFLEVKVAAKVKNDPLSQVMSDIVCFFSLNKEGPFKKLENCYIYQDTIQVKLTDLSHVMYAVIAVQANKIQPPATNVWDYVHRTVSVGIYGPKYIHPSFTAVFTVFGHNYIPGKLTICDIKKGGKSMPPVVFQLWGKHTFLLEKPQDLNISLVSCDPDFQVKMEDQCRNIKKEELKTGEMVRQQFLFSMLGCREMHFFVFLVQIKILKSSQVTEFHVTTPDPAPKLSRIINRPKRLQSRKEIKSAPWLLIPTIKYPKFQDKALSVNTYGVALKTVLRQNKIDYLLEYFKGDTIALLGEDKVKAIGQTKMKEWYVGVLRRKIGLVHCKNVKVISKEQAMDTADSELTTRNLVEQIALPFKKLTYIYSVVLSTVSESVYDWRALAEVLGYSHMSLDDFNEAHVDKESERVAHVVKKMKQDCHANKKKRLFLYELIVALLKIDCQGLVARLTQDTIILTSAVKLGKSWRELAEKLARLTRQQIEAYEVPHQGKSGAVALEMMWKPAYDFLYTWAAHYGDGYRDVLQDLQSALDKMKNPVTKQWRELTGALILVNCMEVLRASAFSKMEEE, from the exons GAGGAAAATTCTTCTAGTAGTGGAACAGATTCCCTAAGCAGTGGAGAGATTCCACGAAGTCGGTCAGAGGGGACTTTGATTGATGTGGATGACCAGACACCTTCAGACAGCTACA atgtCAATGAAAGTAAACTGGATTTGGATATTGACTGGCCCAGAGTTTTCAAACATGCCCAAGCTGTTTCCAAGACTAATCCTTTCTGGAATGAACTTTCAGGATCCAACCCTTTCGTACATGACATAGTTGCTTCcaatagaaatgaaaataataaacatcTCTCTATCTTAAAGGAAAAACCTTATTTGTCCTCTAAAATTTCTAGCAACAGGGACTCTTTGGATTCCTCAGGTGATGAGCTAGATATTGATTGTCTCCTAAGAAGGACTTCAACAAGAAGGTCTGGACGATCCAAGAGCGTCTCTGACTTCCTGGATATAGTTGATAACCGAAGATTTAATCCTCACAAGTCAGCGCCTCAAAACACTACAGCTTCTGATTTGACATGGCTTCAGAATGACCGTGAAGCCTACAAGATGGCTTGGCTGAGCCACCGACAGCTCACCCGGTCCTGCCTGGATTTAGAGGCCATGAGCCACAGCCCGGGGTGGGCACAAACACAAGCTACAGACATTCATGTCGTTTGTAAACTGGACCATGAAGGGGGCTCAGTACAGCTACCTGACTCAGATATCAACATCCATGTCCCTGTGGGTCATGTGTTACCAGGAGAATTCCAAGAAGTTGGCTTAAAGGCTATCCTTAACCCCCCATTGTCATGCAACAATGAGCTGTCCAGCACAGTAAGTCCTCTGATAGAACTTACTCTGAGCAACCTCAACACGAGTGAAGCAATTTTCCTGGAAGTGAAAGTTGCAGCTAAAGTGAAGAATGATCCACTCAGCCAAGTTATGAGTGATATTGTCTGTTTTTTCAGTCTCAACAAAGAAGGACCTTTTAAGAAGCTAGAGAATTGCTATATTTATCAAGATACCATACAAGTGAAGCTAACGGACCTAAGTCATGTGATGTATGCAGTGATTGCTgtacaagcaaacaaaatccagCCTCCAGCAACCAATGTGTGGGATTATGTCCATAGAACAGTTTCAGTTGGAATTTATGGTCCCAAATATATTCATCCATCTTTTACAGCAGTTTTTACAGTCTTTGGTCATAACTACATTCCAGGAAAACTCACGATTTGTGATataaaaaaaggagggaaaagtaTGCCTCCTGTGGTGTTTCAGCTGTGGGGAAAGCATACATTTCTGCTTGAAAAACCGCAGGATCTAAACATTTCTTTGGTATCCTGTGACCCAGACTTTCAAGTAAAAATGGAAGATCaatgcagaaatattaaaaaggagGAGTTAAAAACTGGTGAAATGGTCCGCCAACAATTCCTGTTTTCCATGCTTGGATGCAGGGAGatgcatttctttgttttccttgttcaGATTAAAATCTTGAAAAGTAGCCAAGTAACGGAGTTCCATGTTACGACTCCTGATCCAGCTCCAAAATTAAGCAGAATTATTAATAGGCCAAAGCGGCTACAAAGCCGCAAAGAAATCAAGTCTGCACCTTGGCTTTTGATACCAACAATAAAATATCCAAAGTTTCAAGACAAAGCTTTGAGTGTCAATACTTATGGAGTGGCTTTGAAAACTGTGTTACGTCAAAATAAGATTGACTATTTGctggaatattttaaaggagACACAATAGCACTGCTTGGTGAAGATAAAGTTAAAGCCATTGGACAAACTAAAATGAAAGAATGGTATGTGGGAGTTCTCAGAAGAAAGATTGGTCTTGTACATTGCAAAAACGTAAAAGTGATTTCCAAAGAACAAGCTATGGACACTGCTGATAGCGAGCTAACAACCAGGAATCTTGTTGAACAAATTGCATTGCCGTTCAAGAAATTGACTTATATCTACTCGGTAGTTCTGTCTACAGTATCAGAGAGTGTTTATGACTGGAGAGCTTTAGCTGAGGTGTTGGGATACTCACATATGTCTTTGGATGATTTTAATGAGGCACATGTTGATAAAGAATCAGAGAGAGTTGCTCATGTTGTGAAGAAGATGAAGCAAGACTGCCAcgctaacaaaaaaaaaagactatttcTTTATGAACTCATTGTT GCACTTTTGAAGATAGATTGCCAGGGATTAGTGGCACGCCTTACCCAGGACACCATCATCTTGACTTCGGCTGTCAAGCTGGGCAAAAGCTGGCGGGAGCTGGCGGAGAAGCTCGCCCGGCTCACCAGGCAGCAAATAGAGGCTTATGAAGTGCCCCACCAAGGGAAGAGTGGAGCAGTGGCTCTGGAG